A genome region from Baekduia alba includes the following:
- a CDS encoding PPOX class F420-dependent oxidoreductase, protein MSVAVDDDVRALIEDANLAHIATILPDGAPHAVPVWIGMDGDRIVFITDPRSVKARNVARDPRVALSIVPADRPNVMAHVRGRVVATIDGEEGWAIVDRLSQQYLGTDYPLRTGRVAYVVEPDRAFAQAF, encoded by the coding sequence ATGAGCGTCGCGGTCGACGACGACGTCCGCGCGCTGATCGAGGACGCCAACCTCGCGCACATCGCGACGATCCTGCCCGACGGCGCGCCGCACGCGGTCCCGGTCTGGATCGGGATGGACGGCGACCGCATCGTCTTCATCACCGACCCGCGCTCGGTCAAGGCCCGCAACGTCGCGCGCGACCCGCGCGTCGCGCTGTCGATCGTCCCCGCCGACCGCCCCAACGTGATGGCCCACGTCCGCGGCCGCGTGGTCGCGACGATCGACGGCGAGGAGGGCTGGGCGATCGTCGACCGGCTCTCGCAGCAGTACCTCGGCACCGACTACCCGCTGCGGACCGGCCGCGTCGCGTACGTCGTCGAGCCCGACCGGGCCTTCGCCCAGGCGTTCTAG
- a CDS encoding CDP-alcohol phosphatidyltransferase family protein, whose protein sequence is MADDPVEPQPQQRAWSNPRLTFRRLFGLDRSGPPPPQTLSGAPWNVWTIPNAIGFVRLALLVPMLVLGLSSDDGTDALPAILFAVVAWSDYADGIAARVTGQYSRFGALLDPIVDRLLVICGVVICWKFETLPRWGIAILIARELYLLVAGRLALRRGIELKINWWGRWGVWPTMSAIFFAMAGLDTVAHVLFYVGLALSLMAAVVYTRDALSATRAAPSS, encoded by the coding sequence GTGGCCGACGATCCCGTAGAGCCCCAGCCCCAGCAGCGCGCGTGGAGCAACCCGCGGCTGACGTTCCGGCGCCTCTTCGGGCTGGACCGCTCCGGCCCGCCGCCGCCGCAGACGCTCAGCGGCGCGCCGTGGAACGTGTGGACGATCCCGAACGCGATCGGGTTCGTCCGGCTGGCGCTGCTCGTCCCGATGCTGGTCCTCGGCCTGTCGTCCGACGACGGCACCGACGCGCTGCCGGCGATCCTCTTCGCGGTCGTCGCGTGGAGCGACTACGCCGACGGCATCGCCGCCCGCGTCACCGGCCAGTACAGCCGCTTCGGCGCGCTGCTGGACCCGATCGTCGACCGCCTGCTCGTGATCTGCGGCGTCGTCATCTGCTGGAAGTTCGAGACGCTGCCGCGCTGGGGGATCGCGATCCTGATCGCCCGCGAGCTCTACCTGCTGGTCGCGGGCCGGCTCGCGCTGCGGCGCGGGATCGAGCTGAAGATCAACTGGTGGGGCCGCTGGGGCGTGTGGCCGACGATGAGCGCGATCTTCTTCGCGATGGCCGGCCTGGATACTGTGGCGCACGTGCTGTTCTACGTCGGTCTGGCGCTCTCTTTGATGGCGGCCGTCGTCTACACGCGCGACGCGCTGTCCGCAACGCGGGCTGCACCCTCAAGTTGA
- a CDS encoding ABC transporter permease, translating into MTAGQIRFFSLLRREVNRFMKIKRQTVGAPLLETFLYISVFGAALGSRVGELHGVDYVVFVVPGLIMMAWAMNAFSNNSSSILQQKFQRAIDDQLSSPASPLELLLAFTLGGFLRGMLVATLTFCAASILVSIPVDHVLVLVPALFLVGFFFAQLGVLVGVRAEQFDDVSFAQTFVLQPLLFLGGVFYSASLLPQPFETLTHINPIYYMISLVRYGFLGYSETNIALSLLFLFAATAALFLVNHRLFVRGYRLRA; encoded by the coding sequence GTGACCGCCGGCCAGATCCGGTTCTTCTCGCTGCTGCGCCGCGAGGTCAACCGCTTCATGAAGATCAAGCGCCAGACCGTCGGCGCGCCGCTGCTCGAGACGTTCCTGTACATCTCGGTCTTCGGCGCGGCGCTGGGCTCGCGCGTGGGGGAGCTGCACGGCGTCGACTACGTGGTCTTCGTCGTGCCCGGCCTGATCATGATGGCCTGGGCGATGAACGCATTCTCCAACAACTCGTCGTCGATCCTCCAGCAGAAGTTCCAGCGCGCGATCGACGACCAGCTGTCGTCGCCGGCGTCGCCGCTGGAGCTGCTGCTGGCCTTCACGCTCGGCGGGTTCCTGCGCGGGATGCTCGTCGCGACGCTGACCTTCTGCGCGGCCAGCATCCTGGTGTCGATCCCGGTCGACCACGTCCTGGTGCTGGTCCCCGCGCTGTTCCTGGTGGGCTTCTTCTTCGCGCAGCTCGGCGTCCTGGTCGGCGTGCGCGCCGAGCAGTTCGACGACGTGTCGTTCGCGCAGACGTTCGTGCTCCAGCCGCTGCTGTTCCTCGGCGGCGTGTTCTACAGCGCGTCGCTGCTGCCCCAGCCGTTCGAGACGCTGACCCACATCAACCCGATCTACTACATGATCTCGCTGGTCCGCTACGGGTTCCTGGGGTACTCGGAGACGAACATCGCGCTCTCGCTGCTGTTCCTCTTCGCGGCGACGGCCGCGCTGTTCCTGGTCAACCACCGGCTGTTCGTGCGCGGCTACCGCCTGCGCGCCTAG
- a CDS encoding proline--tRNA ligase — MSQLFLPTERQPPADAEALSHKLMVRAGLVRQLGSGLWTWLPAGWRVHQRVVQIVREEIDAIGGQELLMPVLQPAELWKRSGRYDAIGDELFRLQDRRGADMVLAMTNEEAVTYHAAQVVRSYRDLPFILYHFQIKERDEPRPRAGVLRTREFIMKDSYSFDRDEDGLAASYDRHREAYARIYDRCGLDWYEIQSDVGMMGGTKAHEYMAPCPAGEDDVVLGTNGYAANLEIATADPQPAAPLPAAITGTFETPGHTTIEAVAGGLGIPAGNLLKAFPVVTEKRGMVVVVVRGDHRVGETKLANALGEPFRPAQEDELPGPAGFLGPQGLDGVEVLYDEAIAPGRYVVGANMPGHHTVFDYEGGDTADIRLAELGDTIGGAAVRIEPAIEVGNIFQLGTRYSEPLGLTYSDDGGKEHPVVMGCYGIGPARIAAAAVEQFADERGIAWPKALAPFDIEIVALGKPGSQEQEAAARVYEELKAVGFDVLLDDRGAGPGEKFADAELLGAPLRLTIGKRSLDAGAAEAQIRRGQVDVEGGIPLAEAAEAVQKLWPTIP; from the coding sequence ATGAGCCAGCTCTTCCTGCCGACCGAGCGTCAGCCCCCCGCTGACGCCGAGGCGCTCTCGCACAAGCTGATGGTCCGTGCCGGGCTGGTCCGTCAGCTCGGCTCCGGCCTGTGGACGTGGCTGCCGGCGGGCTGGCGCGTCCACCAGCGGGTCGTGCAGATCGTGCGCGAGGAGATCGACGCGATCGGCGGCCAGGAGCTGCTGATGCCGGTCCTGCAGCCGGCCGAGCTGTGGAAGCGCTCGGGCCGCTACGACGCGATCGGCGACGAGCTGTTTCGCCTCCAGGACCGCAGGGGCGCCGACATGGTGCTCGCGATGACCAACGAGGAGGCCGTGACCTACCACGCCGCCCAGGTCGTCCGCTCCTACCGCGACCTGCCGTTCATCCTGTACCACTTCCAGATCAAGGAGCGCGACGAGCCGCGGCCCCGCGCCGGCGTCCTGCGCACGCGCGAGTTCATCATGAAGGACTCGTACTCCTTCGACCGCGACGAGGACGGGCTGGCCGCCAGCTACGACCGCCACCGCGAGGCCTACGCGCGCATCTACGACCGCTGCGGCCTGGACTGGTACGAGATCCAGTCCGACGTCGGGATGATGGGCGGGACGAAGGCGCACGAGTACATGGCGCCCTGTCCCGCCGGCGAGGACGACGTCGTCCTGGGCACCAACGGCTACGCCGCCAACCTGGAGATCGCGACCGCCGATCCCCAGCCCGCCGCACCGCTGCCGGCCGCGATCACGGGCACGTTCGAGACGCCCGGCCACACGACGATCGAGGCGGTCGCCGGCGGCCTCGGCATCCCCGCGGGCAACCTGCTCAAGGCCTTCCCCGTCGTCACCGAGAAGCGCGGCATGGTCGTGGTCGTCGTGCGCGGTGACCACCGCGTCGGCGAGACCAAGCTCGCCAACGCGCTGGGCGAGCCGTTCCGCCCCGCCCAGGAGGACGAGCTGCCCGGGCCCGCCGGCTTCCTCGGGCCGCAGGGCCTGGACGGCGTCGAGGTGCTCTACGACGAGGCGATCGCGCCCGGCCGCTACGTGGTCGGCGCGAACATGCCCGGGCACCACACGGTCTTCGACTACGAGGGCGGCGACACCGCCGACATCCGCCTGGCCGAGCTCGGCGACACGATCGGCGGCGCCGCGGTCCGCATCGAGCCCGCGATCGAGGTCGGCAACATCTTCCAGCTCGGCACGCGCTACTCCGAGCCGCTCGGGCTGACCTACTCCGACGACGGCGGCAAGGAGCACCCCGTCGTGATGGGGTGCTACGGCATCGGCCCCGCGCGCATCGCCGCGGCCGCCGTCGAGCAGTTCGCCGACGAGCGCGGGATCGCGTGGCCGAAGGCGCTCGCGCCGTTCGACATCGAGATCGTCGCGCTGGGCAAGCCCGGCTCGCAGGAGCAGGAGGCGGCCGCGCGCGTCTACGAGGAGCTCAAGGCGGTCGGCTTCGACGTGCTGCTCGACGACCGCGGCGCCGGCCCGGGCGAGAAGTTCGCCGACGCCGAGCTGCTCGGCGCGCCGCTGCGGCTGACGATCGGCAAGCGCTCGCTGGACGCCGGCGCCGCCGAGGCGCAGATCCGCCGCGGCCAGGTCGACGTCGAGGGCGGGATCCCGCTCGCGGAGGCCGCGGAGGCGGTCCAGAAGCTGTGGCCGACGATCCCGTAG
- a CDS encoding DUF899 domain-containing protein translates to MTPLPPIVSTEELETERAALLEEEKALTHRLDALAARRRRLPMTPVAQADTYTFHGPEGDVGLLDLFDGRRQLVVYHFMFPPGQAEPCVGCSTFTDNIAGLEHLRARDTNLVLIARAPLDELLAYRERMGWTVPFYSSEGSAFNADFGVTRDERDGFKLSVLLRDGDAVYRTYWTTSRGVDRLRFDFNILDLTPYGRQEAWEDSPDGWPQTPTMGWLRRHDEYADAVR, encoded by the coding sequence ATGACCCCTCTTCCCCCGATCGTGTCCACCGAGGAGCTCGAGACCGAGCGCGCCGCGCTGCTCGAGGAGGAGAAGGCGCTGACGCACCGGCTCGACGCGCTGGCCGCCCGCCGGCGCCGGCTGCCGATGACGCCCGTCGCGCAGGCCGACACCTACACCTTCCACGGCCCGGAGGGCGACGTGGGGCTCCTCGACCTGTTCGACGGCCGCCGGCAGCTGGTCGTCTACCACTTCATGTTCCCGCCGGGCCAGGCCGAGCCGTGCGTCGGCTGCTCGACGTTCACGGACAACATCGCCGGCCTCGAGCACCTGCGCGCCCGCGACACCAACCTGGTGCTGATCGCCCGCGCGCCGCTCGACGAGCTGCTGGCCTATCGCGAGCGGATGGGTTGGACGGTGCCGTTCTACTCGTCGGAGGGCAGCGCGTTCAACGCCGACTTCGGCGTCACGCGCGACGAGCGGGACGGCTTCAAGCTCAGCGTCCTGCTGCGCGACGGCGACGCCGTCTACCGCACCTACTGGACGACGTCGCGCGGCGTCGACCGCCTGCGCTTCGACTTCAACATCCTGGACCTGACGCCCTACGGCCGCCAGGAGGCGTGGGAGGACTCGCCGGACGGCTGGCCGCAGACGCCGACGATGGGCTGGCTGCGCCGGCACGACGAGTACGCGGACGCCGTGCGATGA
- a CDS encoding winged helix-turn-helix transcriptional regulator: MQRTRFGDMVCSIARTLDVVGEPWSPLIVRDVWVGITRFDQIQADLGISTKVLTERLKWLVEQGVLERRAYSLRPLRHEYVLTEKGGELCAILMAMTAWGDKHAAGDAGPPVLLRHRDCGQLTHAEVRCACCGELLRGDAVDVEPGPALTA, encoded by the coding sequence ATGCAGCGGACACGCTTCGGCGACATGGTGTGCTCGATCGCCCGGACCCTCGACGTCGTCGGCGAGCCGTGGTCGCCGCTGATCGTGCGCGACGTCTGGGTCGGCATCACGCGCTTCGACCAGATCCAGGCCGACCTCGGCATCTCGACCAAGGTGCTGACCGAGCGCCTGAAGTGGCTCGTGGAGCAGGGCGTGCTGGAGCGCCGCGCGTACTCGCTGCGCCCGCTGCGCCACGAGTACGTCCTGACCGAGAAGGGCGGCGAGCTGTGCGCCATCCTGATGGCGATGACGGCCTGGGGCGACAAGCACGCCGCCGGCGACGCCGGGCCGCCCGTCCTGCTGCGCCACCGCGACTGCGGCCAGCTCACCCACGCCGAGGTCCGCTGCGCCTGCTGCGGTGAGCTCCTGCGCGGCGACGCGGTCGACGTCGAGCCGGGCCCGGCGCTGACCGCCTAG
- a CDS encoding superoxide dismutase has translation MPYSVPDLPYAYDALEPHIDEATMKLHHDKHHQAYVDKANAALEGTGYEDKPVEELLANLSSLPADKQTPLRNQAGGHANHTLFWENMSPDGGGEPTGELADAITTAFGSFADFQAKFEDNGVTQFGSGWTWLVLDGGALKLTKTSNQDSPILEGQVPLLGNDVWEHAYYLKYQNKRPDYLKAWWNTVNWAKVAERYAAAK, from the coding sequence ATGCCCTACTCCGTGCCTGATCTGCCCTACGCGTACGACGCGCTGGAGCCGCACATCGACGAAGCGACGATGAAGCTCCACCACGACAAGCACCATCAGGCGTACGTCGACAAGGCCAACGCCGCGCTCGAGGGCACCGGCTACGAGGACAAGCCGGTGGAGGAGCTGCTCGCGAACCTGTCGTCGCTGCCCGCCGACAAGCAGACGCCGCTGCGCAACCAGGCCGGCGGCCACGCCAACCACACGCTCTTCTGGGAGAACATGAGCCCGGACGGCGGCGGCGAGCCGACCGGTGAGCTGGCCGACGCGATCACCACGGCCTTCGGCTCCTTCGCCGACTTCCAGGCCAAGTTCGAGGACAACGGCGTGACGCAGTTCGGCTCCGGCTGGACCTGGCTCGTCCTCGACGGCGGCGCGCTCAAGCTCACCAAGACGTCCAACCAGGACAGCCCGATCCTCGAGGGTCAGGTGCCGCTGCTGGGCAACGACGTCTGGGAGCACGCGTACTACCTCAAGTACCAGAACAAGCGCCCGGACTACCTCAAGGCCTGGTGGAACACCGTCAACTGGGCCAAGGTCGCCGAGCGGTACGCCGCGGCCAAGTAG
- a CDS encoding calcium-binding protein, which translates to MHGRTIALAGALTTLALAATPAAGARAITPGQAADADGVVVSWKVQTATPQTVRLRTIQPTTGPTLTTAESDPVSLSATQAIAARLPIAAGGRIELEGETGSPTVTAEVEPDTDGDAYGDTTQDACPGDYADHAAPCDATATLGSPLTLAPDGAYLAGGTLGVEALQQAAPGATAAAPATSAGVLTHWRFRAWAGFPAGDTVLQLLRPAASGDGYVVAAETATVHVTSTAVVDLPAQLAVRPGDRLAARSVPRGGDAYLGAFARRVGDAVAFTGAPPATAGQVFTPDATTPDLRLLVQADVEPDLDGDGRGDVSQDHADVALTGSAPAAVGTQDTLSHTYTIINRGPDTAAGLRLTIRGAAGVTPDTPAGATCAGNRALGTATCTLAALAPDASIAVVQPIVGAAIGTVTTTATVTAGTGDPDTFNNSATLSTDVHGYAPSIPAPQPFRIVVCGNVIRGTRDDDALRGTVFGDRLVGNDGDDLLKGNGGDDCLEGGSGSDVLDGGDGNDRLAGSSGADRLTGGAGADRLTGGKGNDTLSGGPGNDLLSPGDGKDAIAAGSGNDTVNAVDGVRETVDCGAGRDTVRADKRDRLAHCEKVTRR; encoded by the coding sequence ATGCACGGACGCACGATCGCGCTCGCCGGAGCGCTCACAACCCTTGCCCTCGCCGCCACGCCGGCCGCCGGGGCGCGGGCCATCACGCCGGGTCAGGCCGCGGACGCCGACGGCGTCGTCGTGAGCTGGAAGGTCCAGACCGCGACGCCGCAGACCGTGCGCCTGCGGACGATCCAGCCGACCACCGGCCCGACGTTGACGACCGCCGAGAGCGACCCGGTCTCGCTGAGCGCGACGCAGGCGATCGCCGCCCGTCTGCCCATCGCGGCCGGTGGGCGGATCGAGCTGGAGGGCGAGACCGGCTCGCCGACCGTGACCGCGGAGGTCGAGCCCGACACCGACGGCGACGCCTACGGCGATACCACGCAGGACGCCTGCCCGGGCGACTACGCCGACCACGCCGCGCCCTGCGACGCGACCGCGACGCTCGGCAGCCCGCTGACGCTCGCGCCCGACGGCGCGTACCTCGCGGGCGGGACGCTCGGCGTCGAGGCCCTCCAGCAGGCCGCGCCCGGCGCCACCGCCGCGGCGCCGGCGACCTCCGCCGGCGTCCTCACGCACTGGCGCTTCCGGGCCTGGGCCGGCTTCCCGGCCGGCGACACCGTCCTGCAGCTGCTGCGCCCGGCCGCGAGCGGCGACGGCTACGTCGTGGCCGCCGAGACCGCGACGGTGCACGTCACCTCCACCGCCGTCGTCGACCTCCCGGCGCAGCTCGCCGTGCGCCCCGGCGACCGGCTGGCGGCGCGCTCGGTGCCGCGCGGCGGCGACGCCTACCTCGGGGCGTTCGCGCGGCGCGTAGGCGACGCCGTCGCGTTCACCGGCGCCCCGCCGGCGACGGCCGGCCAGGTCTTCACGCCCGACGCCACCACGCCCGACCTGCGGCTCCTCGTGCAGGCCGACGTCGAGCCCGACCTCGACGGCGACGGCCGCGGCGACGTGAGCCAGGACCACGCCGACGTCGCGCTCACCGGCAGCGCGCCGGCCGCCGTCGGCACGCAGGACACGTTGAGCCACACCTACACCATCATCAACCGGGGCCCGGACACCGCCGCCGGCCTGCGCCTGACCATCAGAGGCGCCGCGGGCGTCACGCCCGACACGCCGGCCGGCGCCACCTGCGCCGGCAACCGCGCGCTCGGCACGGCGACGTGCACCCTGGCCGCGCTGGCGCCCGACGCGTCGATCGCGGTCGTGCAGCCGATCGTCGGCGCCGCGATCGGGACCGTGACGACGACCGCGACCGTCACCGCCGGGACCGGCGACCCCGACACCTTCAACAACTCCGCGACGCTGAGCACCGACGTCCACGGCTACGCGCCGAGCATCCCGGCCCCGCAGCCGTTCCGCATCGTCGTCTGCGGCAACGTGATCCGCGGGACCCGTGACGACGACGCCCTGCGCGGCACCGTCTTCGGCGACCGCCTGGTCGGCAACGACGGCGACGACCTGCTCAAGGGCAACGGCGGCGACGACTGCCTGGAGGGCGGCAGCGGCAGCGACGTCCTCGACGGCGGGGACGGCAACGACCGGCTCGCCGGCTCCTCGGGCGCCGACCGGCTCACCGGCGGGGCGGGCGCCGACCGGCTCACCGGCGGCAAGGGCAACGACACGCTCAGCGGCGGGCCGGGCAACGACCTGCTGTCGCCCGGCGACGGCAAGGACGCGATCGCCGCCGGCAGCGGCAACGACACCGTCAACGCGGTCGACGGCGTGCGCGAGACCGTCGACTGCGGCGCCGGCAGGGACACGGTCCGCGCCGACAAGCGCGACCGCCTGGCGCACTGCGAGAAGGTCACGCGCCGGTAG
- a CDS encoding nuclear transport factor 2 family protein has product MTAAREDLLRTIYAAFNARDIDAVLAALAPDVDWPNAWEGGRVAGHEGVRGYWTRQWAAIDPSVEPAGFTGRPDGRLAVDVAQVARSLDGELLGEGRVVHVYAFDDATGLVTRMDVEEEG; this is encoded by the coding sequence ATGACGGCCGCCCGCGAGGACCTGCTGCGCACCATCTACGCCGCGTTCAACGCGCGCGACATCGACGCGGTGCTGGCGGCGCTGGCCCCCGACGTCGACTGGCCCAACGCCTGGGAGGGCGGACGCGTCGCCGGTCACGAGGGCGTGCGCGGCTACTGGACGCGGCAGTGGGCGGCGATCGACCCGTCGGTCGAGCCGGCCGGCTTCACCGGGCGCCCGGACGGACGGCTGGCCGTGGACGTCGCGCAGGTGGCGCGCTCGTTGGACGGCGAGCTGCTCGGCGAGGGTCGGGTCGTCCACGTGTACGCCTTCGACGACGCGACCGGCCTCGTGACGCGGATGGACGTCGAGGAGGAGGGCTAG